From the Streptococcus sp. 29887 genome, one window contains:
- the vga(F) gene encoding ABC-F type ribosomal protection protein Vga(F): MEMIKCIQLEKEFAGRRLFTIKQLSLQAGQKVGLVGNNGVGKSTFLKILLGLDRDFAGQIEVKADWAYVPQLQDRSSLSGGEQVWKSIQEAFAQRPQLLIMDEPTANLDQEHQEKLIKQIKRFRGSLLLVSHDRYFLNQIASHIWHLEEGKVQVYPGNYEAFVESRRARREGQQEAYEAYQKKVAQLKKAQHERQAKAQKMGKKKKGVSSSEWKVNAMMGSYDSQAKSMAKTAKHLEKRIERLDKVEQPRKERWVKMEAKGALDTGLHSLFRLQAGQLWIEETYLFDFPQLGMTFGDKLALVGSNGTGKTSFVRKLISKELEGYYNPKLKIAYFSQDLTSLNEEETAFVNASSTSLQDRITVLNLLGMLGLSYDKVQQKVANLSGGERVRLSLAKVLLTDANLLILDEPTNFLDLTAIEALERFLKEYQGSILVISHDQDFVDKVATSKWWIKDGSLID, from the coding sequence ATGGAAATGATAAAATGTATTCAATTAGAGAAGGAATTTGCGGGACGTAGATTGTTCACAATCAAGCAGTTAAGCCTTCAAGCTGGTCAAAAGGTTGGTTTGGTTGGAAATAATGGTGTTGGCAAGTCTACTTTTTTGAAAATCTTACTAGGACTGGATAGGGATTTTGCTGGTCAGATTGAGGTAAAAGCAGACTGGGCCTATGTACCCCAGTTACAGGATAGGAGCTCGCTTTCAGGTGGGGAACAGGTTTGGAAGTCTATTCAAGAGGCATTTGCCCAAAGACCACAGTTGTTAATCATGGATGAACCGACAGCCAATCTGGATCAAGAACACCAGGAAAAGCTGATCAAGCAAATCAAACGTTTTCGTGGCAGTTTACTGCTTGTCAGTCATGATCGGTATTTTCTCAATCAAATAGCCAGTCATATCTGGCATTTAGAAGAAGGAAAGGTTCAGGTTTATCCTGGGAATTACGAGGCATTTGTAGAAAGTCGCCGGGCTAGACGAGAAGGACAGCAGGAGGCCTATGAAGCCTATCAGAAAAAAGTTGCCCAACTGAAAAAAGCTCAACATGAACGTCAAGCCAAGGCTCAGAAGATGGGGAAGAAAAAGAAAGGTGTTTCATCGTCTGAGTGGAAGGTTAATGCTATGATGGGTTCCTATGATAGTCAAGCCAAGTCTATGGCCAAGACTGCCAAGCATTTGGAAAAACGGATAGAGCGTTTGGACAAGGTTGAACAACCGAGAAAGGAAAGGTGGGTAAAGATGGAAGCGAAAGGTGCCTTGGATACGGGTCTTCACAGTCTCTTTCGCTTGCAGGCTGGTCAGCTCTGGATTGAGGAAACCTATTTATTTGATTTTCCTCAACTTGGCATGACTTTTGGGGATAAACTAGCTTTGGTTGGGTCAAATGGTACTGGGAAAACCAGTTTTGTTCGGAAATTGATTTCAAAAGAATTAGAAGGCTATTACAATCCAAAATTAAAAATTGCCTATTTCTCCCAGGATTTGACCAGTCTCAATGAAGAGGAAACAGCCTTTGTGAATGCTAGCTCGACGTCGCTTCAAGATAGGATAACGGTTCTCAATTTATTAGGCATGTTGGGACTTTCTTATGATAAGGTCCAGCAGAAGGTGGCAAATTTATCTGGTGGTGAACGTGTTCGGCTTTCCTTGGCCAAAGTACTATTGACTGATGCTAATCTCTTGATTTTAGATGAGCCGACTAATTTTTTAGATCTGACAGCTATTGAAGCCCTGGAAAGATTTTTGAAGGAATACCAGGGAAGTATCTTGGTGATCTCTCATGACCAAGACTTTGTGGATAAGGTCGCAACAAGTAAGTGGTGGATAAAGGATGGTAGCTTAATAGACTAG
- the pbp2b gene encoding penicillin-binding protein PBP2B, whose product MENNGNFISIRLNILFSIVIFLFLVLILRLADMQIVNHDFYSNKLSTASQKIISNGSVRGQIYDAQGKPLVENQIQQVVSFTRSNKMSAQEMKEVANKLLQWVKVSDVSVTERDKADYYLADTEVYKQVVEKLPKDKLYDSDGNYLEEATIYANAVESLSEDVLNYSEQENQAIELFKQMNGAAYFATVNLVTDSLSAEQVAHIVANESQLPGISTTNNWQRNILPTSLSSVIGTVTSEQAGLPAEDAEYYLSKGYSPNDRVGTAYLEKQYEEVLQGQREKKEINLDRNGNVESIKTIQEGQQGNNIKLTIDLAFQDGVNAILKKYFESELSTGSALYSEGVYAVALNPSTGAVLAMSGYSHEKGTTTITEDALGTITSVFTPGSIVKGATISSGWENGIISGNQVLLDEPIYFAGSAPITSWWAYGSFNIDATEALEYSSNVYMVKIALGLLGQTYSANMYLNDGDTLTNAMTKLRSTFAEYGLGASTGIDLPLESTGFLPEEYSTANFIMNAFGQFDNYTPMQMAQYVATVANNGKRISPHLVEGIYGNNPQGGLGDLIETVSGKEMNQVNISADEMALLRQGFYQLVNGGGRFNTGSAIGRGAAVTISAKTGTAETYTTTPSGEVVTAVNTNVVAYAPSDNPQIAVAVVLPNLTNENSTTKAITTEIINLYNSLYPMN is encoded by the coding sequence GTGGAGAATAATGGGAATTTTATTTCCATCCGCTTGAATATTTTATTTTCTATCGTTATTTTCTTATTTTTGGTCTTGATTTTGCGTTTGGCAGACATGCAGATTGTCAATCATGATTTTTATAGCAATAAGTTATCAACTGCTAGCCAAAAGATTATCAGCAATGGATCGGTTCGTGGGCAGATTTATGATGCGCAAGGTAAGCCGCTTGTGGAAAATCAGATTCAACAGGTCGTTTCCTTTACCCGTTCCAATAAGATGTCAGCCCAGGAAATGAAGGAAGTAGCAAATAAGCTCTTGCAATGGGTCAAGGTGTCTGATGTTTCGGTAACGGAACGGGACAAGGCAGATTATTATTTGGCAGATACAGAGGTCTATAAGCAGGTTGTAGAGAAGCTGCCAAAAGATAAACTCTATGATTCGGATGGCAATTATCTGGAAGAAGCAACTATCTATGCCAATGCTGTTGAAAGTTTGTCTGAAGATGTGTTGAATTATTCGGAACAGGAAAATCAGGCCATAGAACTATTTAAGCAAATGAATGGTGCTGCTTACTTCGCAACAGTAAACCTGGTAACAGACTCCTTGTCCGCAGAGCAGGTGGCTCATATTGTTGCCAACGAATCTCAACTGCCTGGTATTTCTACGACCAATAACTGGCAGCGGAATATCCTACCGACCTCCTTGAGTTCGGTTATTGGAACGGTAACAAGTGAACAGGCAGGTTTGCCAGCCGAAGATGCAGAGTATTATTTGTCTAAAGGCTATTCGCCAAATGACCGAGTGGGAACTGCCTACCTCGAAAAGCAGTATGAAGAAGTCCTACAAGGACAACGTGAGAAAAAGGAAATCAATCTGGACCGAAATGGTAATGTGGAGAGTATTAAGACCATCCAAGAGGGTCAGCAAGGAAACAATATTAAACTAACCATTGATTTGGCCTTTCAAGATGGTGTCAATGCGATTCTAAAAAAATATTTTGAGAGTGAGTTGTCAACAGGAAGTGCACTTTATTCAGAAGGTGTTTATGCAGTTGCATTAAATCCTTCTACAGGTGCAGTGCTTGCTATGTCAGGATATAGTCATGAAAAAGGGACGACTACGATTACTGAAGATGCTCTTGGCACCATCACAAGCGTCTTTACACCAGGTTCTATTGTCAAGGGTGCAACTATTTCATCTGGTTGGGAGAATGGCATTATCTCAGGAAATCAGGTATTATTAGATGAACCGATTTATTTTGCAGGTTCAGCACCAATTACATCTTGGTGGGCCTATGGTAGTTTTAATATTGATGCGACAGAGGCTCTGGAATATTCTTCTAACGTCTACATGGTTAAGATTGCTTTGGGACTACTTGGTCAGACCTACTCAGCTAACATGTATTTGAATGATGGCGATACATTGACAAATGCCATGACTAAGCTTCGTTCGACTTTTGCAGAGTATGGTTTAGGTGCGTCAACAGGAATTGACTTACCACTTGAATCAACAGGTTTCTTACCAGAAGAATATTCCACCGCAAACTTTATTATGAATGCATTTGGACAGTTTGATAACTATACACCGATGCAGATGGCTCAATATGTAGCGACAGTAGCAAATAATGGAAAAAGGATTTCTCCTCATCTTGTAGAAGGTATCTATGGAAATAATCCCCAAGGTGGATTGGGAGATTTGATTGAAACAGTTTCTGGTAAAGAGATGAATCAAGTCAATATTTCAGCTGATGAAATGGCTCTCCTTCGTCAAGGATTTTATCAACTTGTAAATGGTGGAGGACGATTTAATACAGGTAGTGCTATCGGTCGTGGTGCGGCCGTGACCATCAGTGCCAAGACTGGTACTGCCGAAACTTATACTACAACTCCTTCAGGTGAAGTAGTAACTGCAGTAAATACCAACGTTGTTGCCTATGCACCTAGTGATAATCCACAAATCGCAGTTGCAGTCGTACTTCCAAACTTGACTAACGAAAATTCTACAACAAAAGCAATTACAACAGAAATCATTAATTTATACAATTCACTTTACCCAATGAACTAA
- the recR gene encoding recombination mediator RecR: MLYPTPIAKLIDSYSKLPGIGIKTATRLAFYTIGMEDDVVNEFAKNLLAAKRDLTYCSVCGNLTDQDPCGICQDSSRDQSTILIVEDSRDVTALENIQEYHGLYHVLHGLISPMNGIGPDDINLKTLLTRLMDNEVTEVIVATNATADGEATAMYISRVLKPAGIKVTRLARGLAVGSDIEYADEVTLLRAIQNRTEL; encoded by the coding sequence ATGCTATATCCTACACCCATTGCCAAGTTGATTGACAGTTACTCCAAATTACCAGGAATCGGTATTAAGACAGCTACGCGGCTGGCCTTCTATACCATTGGTATGGAAGATGATGTGGTCAATGAATTTGCAAAAAATCTCTTGGCTGCCAAGAGGGATTTGACCTATTGTTCGGTTTGTGGCAATCTGACAGACCAGGACCCTTGCGGTATTTGTCAAGATAGCAGTCGTGACCAGTCGACTATTTTAATTGTAGAAGACAGTCGAGATGTGACAGCCTTGGAAAATATCCAAGAATACCACGGTCTTTACCATGTCTTGCATGGCTTGATTTCCCCGATGAATGGTATTGGACCAGACGATATTAACCTCAAAACCCTTCTTACTCGTTTGATGGATAACGAGGTGACAGAGGTGATTGTGGCCACCAATGCAACAGCGGATGGAGAAGCGACTGCCATGTATATTTCCCGTGTGCTTAAACCAGCAGGGATCAAGGTTACTCGCCTGGCACGTGGTCTGGCTGTCGGAAGCGATATTGAGTATGCAGATGAAGTGACTCTGCTAAGAGCCATTCAAAATAGAACAGAATTGTAG
- a CDS encoding D-alanine--D-alanine ligase: MSKETLVLLYGGRSAEREVSVLSAESVMRAINYDKFFVKTYFITQTGDFIKTQEFSQTPAADEKLMTNATILADQQVRPSDIYEENAVVFPVLHGPMGEDGSIQGFLEVLRMPYVGTNILSSSVAMDKITTKRVLESAGIAQVPYVAVIEGENIEAKIAEIENKLTYPVFVKPANMGSSVGISKAEDLAGLQAALDLAFKYDSRVLVEQGVNAREIEVGLLGNADVKTTLPGEVVKDVAFYDYDAKYIDNKITMEIPAKIDEAIMDIMRDNAAKAFRAIGGCGLSRCDFFLTEEGDIFLNELNTMPGFTQWSMYPLLWDNMGLAYSDLIEELVSLAKEMFEKRESHLI; the protein is encoded by the coding sequence ATGTCAAAAGAAACCCTTGTTTTACTTTATGGTGGCCGTTCGGCAGAGCGTGAAGTATCTGTATTGTCTGCAGAAAGTGTCATGCGTGCCATCAATTATGATAAATTTTTTGTAAAAACTTACTTCATCACTCAGACTGGTGATTTCATCAAAACACAAGAATTTAGCCAAACACCAGCTGCTGATGAAAAACTCATGACCAATGCGACTATCCTTGCAGACCAGCAAGTGCGTCCAAGCGATATTTACGAAGAAAATGCCGTTGTTTTCCCTGTTCTCCATGGACCTATGGGAGAAGATGGCTCTATCCAAGGCTTTTTGGAAGTGCTTCGTATGCCTTACGTTGGTACCAATATCTTGTCTTCGAGCGTTGCCATGGATAAGATTACAACCAAGCGTGTGTTGGAATCTGCTGGTATTGCCCAGGTGCCTTATGTGGCGGTTATTGAGGGCGAGAATATTGAGGCAAAAATTGCTGAAATTGAAAACAAATTGACCTACCCAGTCTTTGTTAAGCCGGCCAATATGGGCTCAAGTGTTGGTATCTCTAAGGCGGAGGACCTAGCAGGTTTGCAAGCGGCGCTTGACTTGGCCTTCAAGTATGACAGTCGTGTTCTTGTTGAGCAGGGTGTCAATGCGCGTGAGATTGAGGTTGGTTTATTGGGAAATGCTGACGTGAAAACGACACTCCCTGGCGAAGTAGTCAAAGACGTTGCTTTTTATGACTACGATGCCAAATACATCGACAACAAGATTACTATGGAAATCCCAGCTAAGATTGACGAGGCGATTATGGATATCATGCGTGACAATGCTGCCAAGGCCTTCCGTGCTATCGGTGGTTGCGGTCTTTCTCGCTGTGATTTCTTCCTGACAGAAGAGGGTGACATCTTCCTCAACGAGCTCAATACTATGCCAGGTTTTACCCAGTGGTCTATGTACCCACTTCTTTGGGACAACATGGGATTGGCTTATTCAGACCTGATTGAAGAGTTAGTCAGCTTGGCTAAGGAAATGTTTGAAAAACGCGAAAGCCATTTGATTTAA
- a CDS encoding OsmC family protein: MYQTTVKGEGLFQALSQGYGDPVRTFGVTDKGETPVSLVNIGLAACVTMCVQGYYASQEGNKTMPVQVACQLEDRKFDLKIALAEQVSAEKQAAILAYVDQKCRVKALLREDISYHVEFDLLD; this comes from the coding sequence ATGTATCAAACGACAGTAAAAGGAGAAGGTCTATTTCAGGCCCTTTCTCAAGGCTACGGGGACCCCGTTCGTACTTTTGGTGTGACTGATAAGGGAGAAACGCCTGTTAGTCTAGTCAATATCGGCTTGGCTGCCTGTGTGACCATGTGTGTGCAGGGCTATTATGCCAGCCAAGAGGGCAATAAAACTATGCCTGTTCAAGTGGCTTGCCAGTTGGAAGACAGAAAATTTGATCTGAAAATTGCCTTGGCTGAGCAGGTTTCAGCCGAAAAGCAGGCAGCAATCTTGGCCTATGTTGACCAAAAGTGTCGGGTTAAAGCCCTCTTGCGTGAAGATATCAGCTATCATGTCGAGTTTGATTTGTTAGACTAG